A portion of the Rubritalea squalenifaciens DSM 18772 genome contains these proteins:
- the cas2 gene encoding CRISPR-associated endonuclease Cas2, which yields MWLVVLFDLPVDTPKARKQYTDFRKDLLGDGFDMMQYSVYYRHCASQENALVHIKRIRHIVPPDGEVRIMQFTDKQFERMEVFFGQRRVRTEEAPAQLEMF from the coding sequence ATGTGGCTAGTTGTCCTGTTTGATCTCCCCGTAGATACGCCTAAAGCCCGTAAACAATATACGGACTTCCGCAAGGACTTGCTGGGAGACGGGTTCGACATGATGCAGTATTCCGTCTACTACCGCCACTGTGCCAGCCAGGAAAACGCCCTGGTTCACATCAAGCGCATCCGCCACATCGTCCCACCTGACGGCGAAGTACGCATCATGCAATTTACGGACAAACAGTTCGAGCGCATGGAAGTTTTCTTCGGCCAGCGCAGAGTCAGAACCGAGGAAGCCCCGGCGCAGCTGGAAATGTTCTGA
- the cas1 gene encoding type II CRISPR-associated endonuclease Cas1: protein MIKHTLEISERPASVSLRNHQLLIRAGELERRYACEDVGVLILEHPGITISAAAVNELLTEGAVVLFCGANHLPTGMLLPTITHTELVPRMMNQLQADQPSRKRLWKEIVRSKIQAQAANVTEPYKRKLGHLASKVKSGDPENREAQAAKIYWPAYFPDQYGAGMARDYNCSSFFNSALNYGYAIMRAAVARALVSAGLLPALGVFHKRRDNPYCLADDVMEPLRPIVDTRVKELLQDTAHGDTQPNSLEKEHRAALLSLLSERVTCGDFEGPLMVALPRYISSFYRMLTKEAYTLLPPYQCSSHTTDVCG, encoded by the coding sequence TTGATTAAACATACACTGGAAATATCCGAGCGCCCGGCAAGTGTCAGCCTGCGCAATCACCAGCTGCTTATCCGTGCCGGTGAACTGGAGCGCCGCTATGCCTGCGAGGACGTTGGCGTGCTGATCCTAGAACATCCGGGTATCACCATCAGCGCGGCAGCGGTCAATGAACTGCTGACCGAGGGTGCGGTGGTGCTTTTCTGCGGGGCCAACCACCTGCCTACGGGTATGCTCCTGCCTACCATCACGCATACCGAGCTGGTGCCGCGCATGATGAACCAACTCCAGGCGGACCAGCCCAGCCGCAAACGGCTCTGGAAGGAAATCGTCCGCTCCAAGATCCAGGCCCAGGCCGCCAATGTGACTGAGCCCTACAAGCGGAAGCTTGGCCATCTGGCCAGCAAGGTGAAATCCGGCGACCCGGAAAACCGCGAAGCCCAGGCCGCCAAAATCTACTGGCCAGCCTACTTCCCCGATCAGTATGGAGCAGGAATGGCGCGGGATTATAACTGCAGCTCATTCTTTAACTCAGCTCTGAACTACGGGTATGCCATCATGCGCGCTGCTGTGGCCAGGGCTCTGGTCTCTGCGGGCCTACTCCCCGCGCTGGGAGTCTTCCATAAAAGACGGGATAACCCCTACTGCCTGGCAGATGATGTGATGGAGCCTCTGCGCCCGATTGTCGATACCAGGGTGAAAGAACTTCTCCAGGATACGGCGCATGGTGATACACAGCCTAACAGTCTGGAGAAAGAACACCGTGCCGCACTCCTGAGTCTCTTGTCAGAGCGGGTCACTTGTGGGGACTTCGAAGGTCCACTCATGGTGGCACTCCCCCGCTACATCAGCAGCTTCTACCGGATGCTGACCAAAGAAGCCTATACCCTACTCCCCCCCTACCAATGCTCATCTCACACTACCGATGTATGTGGCTAG